A window of Thermodesulfovibrionales bacterium genomic DNA:
ATTGGCAGGGTACTGGGACAGAAGACAATAGAGATAGCGCTTGATGAAAATTTTGATATTCCCTTTGAAGATTTTAAAAATACAATAAAGAAAGAAAAACCTGGTATTATTTTTTTAAGCTCTCCAAATAATCCGACTGGAAATTCCTTTTCAAAGGATAAGATCCTGAGCATTATTAAAAATTCAGGGTCACTGGTAGTAATTGATGAGGCATACCAGCCCTATGCCAAGAATGGTAATGGATTTGTACCTTACACAGAGAGATACAAAAATCTCCTTGTCATGAGAACCCTCTCAAAGATCGGGCTTGCTGGAATAAGGCTGGGCTTTGTTATTGGAAACAGGGAGATTATCAGCGAGCTGAACAAGGCGAGATTGCCTTACAATGTGAATGCCCTCACCCAGAATATCGCAATACAGGCATTAAAAAAAAGAGAATTCTTTAAAGCCATTATAAAGAAGATAGTATCAGAAAGAGAATGGCTGATAAGAGAGATGAGAAAGATAAACCAGATAATGGTATACCAGTCTGATGCCAATTTTATATTATTCAGGGTTGACAGGGCAGAAAGGATTTACAGAAAGCTACTGCAAAAGGGTATATTAATAAAGAATCTAACGGGAGTTATTCCAGATTGTCTGAG
This region includes:
- the hisC gene encoding histidinol-phosphate transaminase; the encoded protein is MDRKYIASLIRKEILDLEGYRPEVIRARIKLDANECPYSPFRSLCFEGIELNRYPDPEAKKLRKELARLWAVKPENILHGNGSDELIYYLISVAGGPVLYPVPTFSMYGIIGRVLGQKTIEIALDENFDIPFEDFKNTIKKEKPGIIFLSSPNNPTGNSFSKDKILSIIKNSGSLVVIDEAYQPYAKNGNGFVPYTERYKNLLVMRTLSKIGLAGIRLGFVIGNREIISELNKARLPYNVNALTQNIAIQALKKREFFKAIIKKIVSEREWLIREMRKINQIMVYQSDANFILFRVDRAERIYRKLLQKGILIKNLTGVIPDCLRVTVGKPDENRAFLKALKEVL